A window of Kyrpidia spormannii genomic DNA:
TCTCCCGGGGCCACATTTATCGTGTTCTTCAGCACTCGGACGGGTAGGGGCCACCCATCCCCGGCAACCACGTGAAACGTATGTCCATGCAGATGCATGGGGTGGGAATCCATGCTCAGATTTCCCAAGCGAATCCGAACACGTTCCCCGTATCGGACAAGAAGCGGCTCAGTGTCCGGATACGATTTTCCGTTCATGGTAAAGTAGTTAAAATCCATGCTCATGGGGTCGATGGTTCGTATCGAGGTAACGACGCGTGGTTGAACAGAAGCTGCGGAAATGGAAGGATCAGGGTGCCCCGCCGTGGCGGGTGCCGTCGCCGCTTGGTCGCGAACACTCCATTCTTGGAGGAGAATGATGAATTCTCGATCCGCCGTTTGGAGGTGACGGGGCAGGGAGATGAACATCCCTCCCAATCCCATCATTTCCTGTTTGGCGTCGTGGGCATGGGCGTGATACATAAAAGTGCCGGACTGGGGAACCGCAAAATCGTATACATAGGTTTGCCCGGGCAGTACCAGCGGACCCGCTCCGATCTCCGGAACCCCGTCTACCTGATTCGGAACGTTTAAGCCGTGCCAATGAATCGCAGTCGGCTCGGGAAGCCGGTTGTGCAATGCCACTTGGATCCGTTCACCTTCATGGGTCACAATGACGGGTCCCGGAATCGACCCGTTGTATCCCCAGGCTTGGATGACCACACCCCGGACCAGTTCGTGCGCGATGACCTCCGCCGTCAAATGAAAGCGTCGAATGCCGTGGACAACCTCATATGGGGCGAAGGCCGCGTTCGGAGCGATGAGTCGGGGAGTGCCGAGGTGCCGAGAAGGATACAGGGATGCATTCCCCATGGATACAATCCCCCTTCATCACGGATCGTGTGATTCCAGGGTATGCGCACACCTTTCGGAC
This region includes:
- a CDS encoding multicopper oxidase family protein; the encoded protein is MGNASLYPSRHLGTPRLIAPNAAFAPYEVVHGIRRFHLTAEVIAHELVRGVVIQAWGYNGSIPGPVIVTHEGERIQVALHNRLPEPTAIHWHGLNVPNQVDGVPEIGAGPLVLPGQTYVYDFAVPQSGTFMYHAHAHDAKQEMMGLGGMFISLPRHLQTADREFIILLQEWSVRDQAATAPATAGHPDPSISAASVQPRVVTSIRTIDPMSMDFNYFTMNGKSYPDTEPLLVRYGERVRIRLGNLSMDSHPMHLHGHTFHVVAGDGWPLPVRVLKNTINVAPGETWDIEFIAANPGTWAFHCHKPHHMTNAHRTPMGGMFNVVKYAY